In a genomic window of Halorussus salilacus:
- a CDS encoding class I SAM-dependent methyltransferase: protein MAKFENTGQPDWDWWGRLWPTPGETLRRLGVEPGETYVEAGCGNGYFALPAARIVDPAPLYALDLDEELLGELADLADRQGVENVVPVRGDVRELPAHLPETVEGVLLANAFHGIGETAAVVEAVFDALEPGGRFVVVNWRDLPREETAAMGEPRGPPTDLRMSPGETEAAVLDAPSGFSVARRVDLPPYHYAVVFER from the coding sequence ATGGCGAAGTTCGAAAACACCGGCCAACCGGATTGGGACTGGTGGGGTCGGCTGTGGCCGACTCCCGGCGAGACCCTCCGACGCCTCGGGGTCGAGCCCGGGGAAACGTACGTCGAGGCGGGGTGTGGCAACGGCTACTTCGCACTGCCCGCCGCGCGAATCGTCGACCCCGCGCCGCTGTACGCGCTCGACCTCGACGAGGAACTGCTCGGCGAGCTCGCCGACCTCGCCGACCGGCAGGGAGTCGAGAACGTGGTTCCGGTTCGGGGCGACGTCCGCGAACTCCCCGCCCACCTCCCGGAGACCGTCGAGGGCGTGTTGCTGGCGAACGCCTTCCACGGAATCGGCGAGACCGCGGCGGTCGTCGAGGCGGTCTTCGACGCGCTCGAACCCGGCGGCCGGTTCGTCGTCGTCAACTGGCGCGACCTGCCCCGCGAGGAGACCGCCGCGATGGGCGAACCGCGCGGCCCGCCGACCGACCTCAGGATGTCGCCCGGCGAGACCGAGGCCGCCGTCCTCGACGCGCCGAGCGGTTTCTCGGTCGCCCGACGCGTCGACCTGCCGCCGTACCACTACGCCGTGGTCTTCGAGCGGTAG
- the hemH gene encoding ferrochelatase: protein MTTGVVLLNFGEPSEPTRENVVAYLERIFLNNASLEDADTEEEARERARQLAERRAPGLIEEYEEIGGSPLNPQATAQADALGAELDARGYDVETYVGMQFTEPFIGDAVEAARDDGVDELVGLPVYPLCGASTTVAALEELNEAVAERDWDAPVAEITGWHRHPLYNEIRADNVRRFCSAHNLDLADEGTEFVYSAHGTPRHYLDEGSRYDTYVEEFCEVVARKLGVESYSLGYQNHENRDIPWTEPDVEEVIEGLGDAEVDRVVVEPISFMHEQSETLSELDDELREEAEEVGLEFYRVPVPHDDERFSEVLADLAEPFVGDFDPGYYQFRQCQCSESPGAMCLNAPR from the coding sequence ATGACAACAGGGGTCGTCCTGCTCAACTTCGGAGAGCCGTCGGAACCGACCCGGGAGAACGTCGTCGCCTACCTCGAACGCATCTTCCTCAACAACGCGTCGCTGGAGGACGCCGACACCGAGGAGGAGGCCCGCGAGCGCGCGCGCCAGCTCGCAGAGCGGCGCGCGCCCGGACTCATCGAGGAGTACGAGGAGATCGGCGGGTCGCCGCTGAATCCGCAGGCGACGGCGCAGGCCGACGCGCTGGGGGCCGAACTCGACGCCCGCGGCTACGACGTCGAGACCTACGTCGGGATGCAGTTCACCGAACCGTTCATCGGCGACGCGGTCGAGGCCGCCCGCGATGACGGCGTCGACGAACTCGTCGGGCTCCCGGTCTACCCGCTCTGTGGGGCCTCGACCACCGTCGCGGCGCTCGAAGAGCTGAACGAGGCGGTCGCCGAGCGCGACTGGGACGCCCCGGTCGCCGAGATTACTGGCTGGCACCGCCACCCCCTCTACAACGAGATTCGGGCCGACAACGTCCGGCGGTTCTGCTCGGCTCACAACCTCGATTTGGCCGACGAGGGCACCGAGTTCGTCTACTCGGCCCACGGCACGCCCCGCCACTACCTCGACGAGGGGAGCCGATACGACACCTACGTCGAGGAGTTCTGCGAGGTCGTCGCCCGGAAGCTGGGCGTCGAGTCGTACTCGCTGGGCTACCAGAACCACGAGAACCGCGACATCCCGTGGACCGAACCCGACGTAGAGGAGGTAATCGAGGGCCTCGGCGACGCCGAGGTCGACCGCGTCGTCGTCGAACCCATCAGCTTCATGCACGAGCAGAGCGAGACCCTCTCGGAACTCGACGACGAGCTCCGCGAGGAGGCCGAGGAGGTCGGACTGGAGTTCTACCGGGTGCCCGTGCCCCACGACGACGAGCGGTTCTCGGAGGTGCTCGCCGACCTCGCCGAGCCGTTCGTCGGCGACTTCGACCCCGGATACTACCAGTTCCGCCAGTGCCAGTGCTCCGAGTCGCCGGGCGCGATGTGCCTGAACGCGCCGCGATGA
- the hemE gene encoding uroporphyrinogen decarboxylase yields the protein MSDLLVRAARGERTERPPVWLMRQAGRYIPEYREIREDYTFKEAISTPEVAERITLLPWDIFEPDGLVMFSDILTVLEPLGLDYHIESGVGPVVENPVNGPGDVPAGHADVREELDYVGALLERLQERIGDRTAIIGFAGGPFTLAAYAVAGKPAGKKQLPIRRFRSQHPEAFADLLERFADVVVEYVEYQVEAGADVIQLFDTYAGLLTPDDYREFVQPLHQRIFEAVGVPTVVFARNPGGKLDLLADSGADVVSLDWTVDLADAREELGETPVQGNLDPSYLLGDEAFVREKTAEVIEKAGPEGHILNLGHGIERETPVGNAEAFVETAKEWEW from the coding sequence ATGAGCGACCTCCTGGTCAGGGCGGCCCGCGGCGAGCGAACCGAGCGACCCCCGGTCTGGCTGATGCGCCAAGCCGGGCGGTACATCCCCGAGTACCGCGAGATTCGCGAGGACTACACGTTCAAGGAGGCCATCTCGACCCCCGAGGTGGCAGAACGCATCACCCTCCTGCCGTGGGACATCTTCGAACCCGACGGCCTCGTGATGTTCTCGGACATCCTCACCGTCCTCGAACCCCTCGGCCTCGACTACCACATCGAGAGCGGGGTCGGCCCCGTGGTCGAGAATCCGGTGAACGGACCGGGCGACGTGCCCGCGGGCCACGCCGACGTGCGCGAGGAACTGGACTACGTGGGCGCGCTCCTCGAACGCCTCCAGGAGCGCATCGGCGACCGGACAGCCATTATTGGCTTCGCGGGCGGGCCCTTCACCCTCGCTGCCTACGCCGTCGCGGGCAAGCCCGCGGGCAAGAAACAGCTCCCGATTCGGCGGTTCCGGTCCCAGCACCCCGAGGCGTTCGCCGACCTGCTGGAGCGGTTCGCCGACGTGGTGGTCGAGTACGTCGAGTATCAGGTCGAGGCCGGTGCAGACGTAATCCAACTGTTCGACACCTACGCCGGGCTTCTGACCCCCGACGACTACCGGGAGTTCGTCCAGCCGCTTCACCAACGCATCTTCGAGGCGGTCGGGGTGCCCACCGTCGTCTTCGCCCGGAATCCGGGCGGCAAGCTCGATTTGCTCGCCGACTCGGGGGCCGACGTGGTGAGCCTCGACTGGACCGTCGACCTCGCCGACGCCCGGGAGGAACTGGGCGAGACCCCCGTACAGGGCAACCTCGACCCGAGCTATCTGCTCGGCGACGAGGCGTTCGTCCGCGAGAAGACCGCGGAGGTCATCGAGAAGGCCGGACCCGAGGGCCACATCCTCAACCTCGGCCACGGCATCGAGCGCGAGACGCCCGTCGGGAACGCCGAGGCGTTCGTCGAGACCGCCAAGGAGTGGGAGTGGTAG
- a CDS encoding cyclase family protein, whose amino-acid sequence MPTRDLSHPLDDDVTVYPGDPAVERAPAATHEADGYRVTEIRMGSHAGTHVDAPSHTEPDGGTLDAFDAARFAFDARLVDCSDKRAREPIRPGDLPDDPDADLLAIRTGWADEWGSDAYYDHPYLSEAAARACAENGCCVGVDALSVDPSPSARGTERDGEPAGVPAHHTLLGSERLIVENLTGLSGLPDRFELRAYPLPLPDADGAPVRAVAVW is encoded by the coding sequence GTGCCGACCCGAGACCTCTCCCATCCGCTGGACGACGACGTGACCGTCTACCCAGGCGACCCCGCGGTCGAGCGCGCCCCGGCCGCGACCCACGAGGCCGACGGCTATCGCGTGACCGAGATTCGCATGGGCAGTCACGCCGGGACCCACGTCGACGCGCCGAGCCACACCGAACCCGACGGCGGGACTCTCGACGCGTTCGACGCCGCGCGGTTCGCGTTCGACGCGCGACTCGTGGACTGCTCGGACAAGCGGGCGCGCGAGCCGATTCGCCCGGGCGACCTGCCGGACGACCCCGACGCCGACCTGCTCGCGATTCGAACGGGCTGGGCCGACGAGTGGGGGTCAGACGCCTACTACGATCACCCGTATCTGAGCGAAGCAGCCGCGAGAGCGTGCGCGGAGAACGGCTGTTGCGTGGGCGTGGACGCCCTGAGCGTCGACCCCTCGCCGAGCGCGCGCGGAACCGAGCGCGACGGCGAACCGGCGGGCGTCCCCGCCCACCACACACTGCTCGGTAGCGAACGCCTCATCGTCGAGAACCTGACGGGGCTTTCGGGCCTCCCAGACCGATTCGAACTCAGGGCGTATCCGCTACCGCTTCCCGACGCCGACGGCGCGCCGGTCAGGGCCGTGGCGGTGTGGTAG
- a CDS encoding metal-dependent hydrolase, whose translation MMATTHALVGVALATAVARAAPEFAAVALVAAAVGSVFPDFDLYAGHRKTFHFPVYYSALAVPAGGLALALPSAATIALALFVVGAALHSLMDALGGGLEVEPWRATSDRAVYDHFRGRWVAPRRWIRYDGAPEDLALAGLLGVPAFVVHEPPVRTLVVAVLAVSAGYALLRKPLARLWVRLVGAVPREARAYVPDRFEEATESRARGTRSEAD comes from the coding sequence ATGATGGCGACCACCCACGCGCTGGTCGGCGTGGCCCTCGCGACCGCGGTCGCGAGGGCCGCGCCGGAGTTCGCCGCGGTCGCGCTCGTCGCGGCCGCGGTCGGCAGCGTGTTCCCCGACTTCGACCTCTACGCGGGCCACCGGAAGACGTTCCACTTCCCGGTCTACTACTCCGCGCTCGCGGTCCCCGCCGGGGGGCTCGCACTCGCGCTTCCGAGCGCGGCGACGATAGCGCTCGCGCTGTTCGTCGTCGGCGCGGCGCTCCACTCGCTGATGGACGCGCTGGGCGGCGGCCTCGAAGTCGAACCGTGGCGCGCGACCTCCGACCGGGCGGTGTACGACCACTTCCGCGGGCGGTGGGTCGCCCCGCGGCGCTGGATTCGGTACGACGGCGCGCCCGAGGACCTCGCGCTCGCGGGCCTGCTCGGAGTCCCGGCGTTCGTCGTCCACGAACCCCCGGTCCGGACTCTCGTGGTCGCTGTCCTCGCGGTCTCGGCGGGCTACGCCCTCCTCCGGAAGCCGCTGGCGCGACTCTGGGTGCGTCTGGTCGGAGCAGTCCCCCGGGAGGCGCGGGCCTACGTCCCGGACAGATTCGAGGAGGCGACCGAGTCCCGCGCTCGCGGGACTCGGTCGGAGGCCGACTGA
- a CDS encoding AsnC family transcriptional regulator, translating into MRELDETDFEILQLLVADARRPYNEIADAVGLSPPTVSDRIDRLQDLGVIRRFTLDLDRSLLSEGVAVLVDVRAEPGRVADVLAGVEELDGVEHVFVTADGHVVFHARLQEASVEALVAESLDAEAVREYDVRLLADSSWNSQPRGVELALECDECGNTVTAEGETARIDGDRYHFCCSSCKSRFEEKYEELREAA; encoded by the coding sequence ATGCGAGAACTCGACGAGACCGACTTCGAGATCCTCCAACTGCTCGTCGCCGACGCGCGACGACCGTACAACGAGATCGCCGACGCGGTGGGACTATCCCCGCCCACCGTCTCGGACCGGATCGACCGTCTGCAGGACCTCGGCGTGATCCGGCGGTTCACGCTCGACCTCGACCGGTCGCTCCTCTCGGAGGGGGTCGCGGTGCTGGTGGACGTTCGCGCCGAGCCCGGCCGGGTCGCCGACGTGCTTGCGGGCGTCGAGGAGTTGGACGGCGTCGAACACGTCTTCGTGACCGCCGACGGCCACGTCGTCTTCCACGCCCGACTGCAGGAGGCGTCGGTCGAGGCACTGGTCGCCGAGTCGCTCGACGCCGAGGCCGTCCGGGAGTACGACGTGCGACTGCTCGCCGATTCGTCGTGGAACTCGCAACCGCGGGGGGTCGAACTCGCGCTGGAGTGCGACGAGTGCGGCAACACCGTCACCGCGGAGGGCGAGACCGCGCGAATCGACGGCGACCGCTACCACTTCTGCTGTTCGTCCTGCAAGTCACGGTTCGAGGAGAAGTACGAGGAACTCCGGGAGGCCGCCTGA
- a CDS encoding ribonuclease H-like domain-containing protein encodes MRLENSFIPARGVGEKTERRLWQRGVTHWDDFEDDLLGPTTAENVREFIGEARDRLDAGDADFFGDALPSGSLWRAYPNFAEDACFFDIETTGLDSSRHEVTTVSLHRGGDTRTYVQGEDLTCEALREEFAASSMLVSFNGKRFDQPFLEDCYPLDVTTPHLDLMYLCKRVGLSGGLKSVERDLGIDRADDDVDGREAVRLWQRYDRHEDDAALERLVRYNREDAENLKDLLETVRGRLRADVFESYV; translated from the coding sequence ATGCGACTGGAGAACTCCTTCATCCCCGCGCGGGGCGTGGGCGAGAAGACCGAGCGACGCCTCTGGCAGCGGGGGGTCACCCACTGGGACGACTTCGAGGACGACTTGCTGGGCCCGACCACCGCCGAGAACGTCCGCGAGTTCATCGGCGAGGCCCGCGACCGCCTCGACGCGGGCGACGCCGACTTCTTCGGCGACGCGCTCCCGAGCGGGAGCCTCTGGCGGGCCTACCCCAACTTCGCGGAGGACGCCTGCTTCTTCGACATCGAGACCACCGGTCTCGACAGTTCGCGCCACGAGGTGACGACCGTCAGCCTCCACCGCGGGGGCGACACCCGGACCTACGTGCAGGGCGAGGACCTGACCTGCGAGGCGCTCCGCGAGGAGTTCGCCGCTTCGAGCATGCTGGTCTCGTTCAACGGCAAGCGCTTCGACCAGCCGTTTCTGGAGGACTGCTACCCCCTCGACGTGACCACGCCCCACCTCGATCTGATGTACCTCTGCAAGCGGGTGGGGCTGTCGGGCGGGCTCAAGTCGGTCGAGCGCGACCTCGGCATCGACCGCGCCGACGACGACGTGGACGGCCGCGAGGCGGTCCGGCTCTGGCAGCGCTACGACCGCCACGAGGACGACGCCGCTCTGGAGCGGCTGGTCCGGTACAACCGCGAGGACGCCGAGAACCTGAAGGACCTGCTCGAAACCGTTCGCGGGCGGCTCCGCGCCGACGTGTTCGAGTCGTACGTCTGA
- a CDS encoding zinc ribbon domain-containing protein: MQPLLESRETGTDVDLSRDADNFDSLLFCGRCGERFQASEATDDGWYYRCPNEDCDAEGIHEDLYPVKDVLPSSH; encoded by the coding sequence ATGCAACCACTGCTCGAGAGCCGCGAGACCGGAACCGACGTAGACCTCTCTCGGGACGCCGATAACTTCGACTCGTTGCTCTTCTGTGGCCGCTGCGGCGAGCGATTCCAGGCCAGCGAGGCGACCGACGACGGCTGGTACTATCGATGTCCGAACGAGGACTGCGACGCCGAGGGCATCCACGAGGACCTCTACCCCGTCAAGGACGTTCTGCCGTCGTCGCACTGA
- a CDS encoding DICT sensory domain-containing protein: MSLSSIIDGVTGNERTLTVYDPEDPAAIEDVERHFAVQNVTVERATAPVGPDDFAVLHDDGEFLSAADLGKLRDAVSFRAGLLDADEFERTRYPEILTHVDDATFTAYGKQRMVLASREIEERAWREGNGELHAGFQRLSLLADQWDLYSRIADRGVDVHVYGAPDWKPPETDRFAAHPSESDEIRDAWFVAFQSPDGGDCALVAVEEETDEFRGFWSYDGDIVGDVFDHLRDRYGTDSGPE; encoded by the coding sequence ATGTCACTCTCGTCCATCATCGACGGTGTGACGGGCAACGAACGCACGCTGACGGTGTACGACCCCGAGGACCCGGCCGCTATCGAGGACGTAGAGCGCCACTTCGCGGTCCAGAACGTCACCGTAGAGCGAGCGACCGCGCCCGTCGGGCCCGACGACTTCGCCGTCCTCCACGACGACGGGGAGTTCCTCTCGGCCGCCGACCTCGGGAAGCTACGCGACGCGGTCTCCTTCCGAGCGGGGCTCCTCGACGCCGACGAGTTCGAGCGGACGCGGTACCCCGAGATACTCACGCACGTCGACGACGCGACGTTCACCGCGTACGGCAAGCAACGGATGGTCCTCGCGTCCCGCGAGATAGAGGAGCGAGCGTGGCGCGAGGGGAACGGCGAACTCCACGCGGGGTTCCAGCGGCTCTCGCTCCTGGCCGACCAGTGGGACCTCTACTCCCGAATCGCCGACCGGGGCGTCGACGTTCACGTCTACGGTGCGCCCGACTGGAAACCACCCGAGACCGACCGGTTCGCGGCCCATCCGAGCGAATCCGACGAGATTCGAGACGCGTGGTTCGTCGCCTTCCAGTCGCCGGACGGGGGCGACTGCGCGCTCGTCGCCGTGGAGGAGGAGACCGACGAATTCCGGGGGTTCTGGAGCTACGACGGGGACATCGTCGGCGACGTGTTCGACCACCTCCGGGACAGGTACGGGACGGACTCCGGTCCCGAGTGA
- the hemG gene encoding protoporphyrinogen oxidase gives MPERAAMTGERTDSTAHAERTDDADPRVGIVGGGITGLALAHYLDREGVEYVLYEAAPDPGGVIRSERVDGNVLERGPQRMRRTDRVDGMIRDLGLDSAVRTADPDLPVCVYADGEIRPAPFTPAEFAETDLLSAEGKRQVLAEPFTDPADPDETAEAMFVRKFGAEAYRNLLGPLFGGIYGSDPAEMPVEHALSGLVTLEKRHGSLLKAAIERSTGGRETPPAISFDDGLQRLPEALADAHAENVELGTPVTAVRESEDGGWELETPEGTTAVSEVVLTTPADLTADLVGDLAPDSAAALRQLNYNPLAMVYLRADLDAEGDVDPRALGYQVGFGEDLRTLGASWNASMFGREVYTVFLGGMHDPGIIDESDATLGEVASREFEAVTGAESEVVDVHRYRRGFPAYDDSWAVLDRVDLPDGVRLATNYTARMGVPSRIREAEALAETLAEAQD, from the coding sequence GTGCCTGAACGCGCCGCGATGACCGGCGAGCGCACCGACTCCACTGCCCACGCGGAACGCACCGACGATGCCGACCCGCGGGTCGGCATCGTCGGCGGCGGAATCACGGGGCTGGCGCTGGCCCACTACCTCGACCGTGAGGGCGTCGAGTACGTCCTCTACGAGGCCGCACCCGACCCCGGCGGCGTGATTCGGAGCGAGCGCGTCGACGGCAACGTCCTCGAACGCGGCCCCCAGCGGATGCGCCGGACCGACCGCGTCGACGGCATGATTCGGGACCTCGGACTCGACTCGGCGGTCCGGACTGCCGACCCCGACCTCCCGGTCTGCGTCTACGCCGACGGGGAGATTCGGCCCGCGCCGTTCACCCCCGCGGAGTTCGCCGAGACCGACCTCCTCTCCGCGGAGGGAAAGCGGCAGGTCCTCGCCGAACCCTTCACCGACCCCGCCGACCCCGACGAGACCGCCGAAGCCATGTTCGTCCGGAAGTTCGGCGCGGAGGCCTACCGGAACCTGCTCGGCCCGCTGTTCGGCGGCATCTACGGCTCGGACCCCGCCGAGATGCCGGTCGAACACGCGCTCTCGGGGCTGGTGACGCTCGAAAAGCGACACGGAAGCCTCCTGAAGGCCGCCATCGAGCGTAGCACGGGCGGCCGCGAGACCCCGCCCGCGATCTCGTTCGACGACGGCCTCCAGCGGCTTCCCGAGGCGCTCGCGGATGCTCACGCCGAGAACGTCGAACTCGGGACGCCCGTGACCGCGGTCAGGGAGTCGGAGGATGGCGGATGGGAACTCGAAACCCCCGAGGGGACGACCGCGGTCTCGGAGGTCGTCCTCACCACGCCCGCCGACCTGACCGCCGACCTCGTGGGCGACCTCGCGCCCGACTCCGCGGCGGCGCTCCGGCAGCTGAACTACAACCCCCTCGCGATGGTCTACCTCCGGGCCGACCTCGACGCCGAGGGCGACGTGGACCCCCGCGCCCTCGGCTATCAGGTCGGGTTCGGCGAGGACCTCCGGACGCTCGGGGCGTCGTGGAACGCGAGCATGTTCGGCCGGGAAGTCTACACCGTCTTCCTCGGCGGGATGCACGACCCCGGGATTATCGACGAGAGCGACGCGACCCTCGGCGAGGTCGCGAGCCGAGAGTTCGAGGCGGTCACGGGGGCCGAGAGCGAGGTCGTGGACGTTCACCGCTACCGTCGGGGCTTCCCGGCCTACGACGACTCGTGGGCGGTGCTGGACCGGGTGGACCTGCCCGACGGAGTCCGGCTGGCGACCAACTACACCGCGCGGATGGGGGTCCCGAGTCGGATTCGGGAGGCCGAGGCGCTGGCAGAAACGTTGGCCGAGGCACAAGACTGA
- a CDS encoding AI-2E family transporter, which produces MSWVDALDRNRNRVGWWVYLGLLGLGLAFVFHSFVGTFIFGIVIYYASRPVFHRLRPHLGDGLAASATLLGFVVPVLVVVAYILVAGLQDFASLAGQEDVARTVAPLLNVEELTEGQQTLVSTLSDLPGRLQSLPFGQAGAVLGGGLAFLGTVTGGLVHVSLSFAAAFFLLRDGDRIAAWFRESIADRDTTGYAYATAVDEDLETVFFGNVLFIATIAVLATLVYYGFNFVAPPALSIPFAVLLALLTGVASLVPLVVGKLVYVPVVVYVGAMALQSGGASLVYPAGLLAVCFLLLDILPQTFVQPYITGRETHSGILMFAYLLGPMLFGWYGFFLLPVFVVLVLQAVRLVLTELVHGEGLTPEVNAAPSLGSDPPDQSGESGESGESGQPSASDSSLADGGDEGDDSENGRGDGSETDRQ; this is translated from the coding sequence GTGAGCTGGGTCGACGCGCTGGACCGCAACCGGAACCGCGTCGGGTGGTGGGTCTACCTCGGACTGCTGGGGCTGGGACTCGCGTTCGTGTTCCACTCGTTCGTCGGGACCTTCATCTTCGGCATCGTCATCTACTACGCGTCGCGGCCGGTGTTCCACCGGCTCCGGCCCCACCTCGGCGACGGCCTCGCGGCGTCGGCCACCCTGCTCGGGTTCGTCGTGCCGGTACTGGTCGTCGTGGCCTACATCCTCGTCGCGGGGTTGCAGGACTTCGCGTCGCTGGCCGGGCAGGAGGACGTCGCCCGGACGGTCGCGCCGCTCCTGAACGTCGAGGAACTGACCGAGGGCCAGCAGACCCTCGTCTCGACACTGAGCGACCTGCCCGGTCGGCTCCAGTCACTCCCGTTCGGGCAGGCCGGGGCCGTCCTCGGAGGCGGTCTCGCGTTCCTCGGGACCGTCACGGGCGGGCTGGTCCACGTCTCGCTGTCGTTCGCCGCGGCGTTCTTCCTGCTACGGGACGGCGACCGCATCGCGGCGTGGTTCCGCGAGAGCATCGCCGACCGGGACACGACCGGCTACGCCTACGCGACCGCGGTCGACGAGGACCTCGAAACCGTGTTCTTCGGGAATGTACTGTTCATCGCCACGATAGCCGTCCTCGCGACGCTGGTCTACTACGGCTTCAACTTCGTCGCGCCGCCCGCGCTGTCGATTCCGTTCGCGGTCCTGCTCGCCCTCCTGACCGGCGTGGCGAGTCTCGTGCCGCTGGTGGTCGGGAAACTGGTCTACGTCCCGGTTGTCGTCTACGTCGGTGCGATGGCGCTCCAGTCGGGCGGCGCGTCGCTGGTCTACCCGGCGGGCCTGCTCGCAGTCTGCTTCCTGTTGCTGGACATCCTCCCTCAGACGTTCGTCCAGCCGTACATCACCGGCCGGGAGACCCACTCGGGCATCCTGATGTTCGCGTACCTGCTCGGTCCGATGCTGTTCGGTTGGTACGGCTTCTTCCTGCTCCCGGTGTTCGTGGTGCTGGTCCTGCAGGCGGTCCGTCTCGTCCTGACCGAACTCGTCCACGGCGAGGGGCTCACGCCCGAGGTGAACGCTGCCCCGTCGCTGGGGTCGGACCCACCGGACCAGTCTGGTGAATCGGGTGAGTCCGGCGAATCCGGCCAGCCGTCTGCGAGCGACTCGTCGCTCGCAGACGGCGGTGACGAAGGGGACGACAGCGAGAATGGAAGGGGTGACGGAAGCGAAACCGACCGCCAGTGA